The Corythoichthys intestinalis isolate RoL2023-P3 chromosome 1, ASM3026506v1, whole genome shotgun sequence genome has a segment encoding these proteins:
- the LOC130922213 gene encoding zinc finger protein OZF-like isoform X3, with translation MLDQLLKAPDGEGAAASINNIAGDDIPDQASLSPSVDVSKEHHPERQESFHIKKEEEEEFLHIQEIFIQVQHPHVEEESQPPRVKKEEEESPLIKEEQKDITSLSGVHLKSEDEAEPPSSSSTGDGDHCGGSPADDLVELVSDSDQATSHSSDYEGESSGQKTGHSDKHWKCTQCGKTYRQRHGLKGHMAKHTGEKPFSCTICGKRFIEKGSLKSHTRTHTGEKPFCCSVCGERFSHRPTLRNHARIHTGEKPFSCSICGQKFGQKFLLKRHARIHNGEKPFSCAVCGQSFTEKGTLKLHARKHTGEKPFSCTICGQRFTEKGTLKLHARIHTGEKPFSCSICGKSFSRKGGLRIHTRTHTGEKPYSCSDCGQRFSEKFLLNRHARTHTVEKTLSCSSCGQPFFTDHLCPNFFQSCMASHFSS, from the coding sequence ACGTCAGCAAGGAGCATCATCCTGAACGGCAGGAGTCCTTTCATATCAAAaaggaggaagaagaagagtTCCTACACATTCAGGAGATATTCATCCAGGTTCAGCACCCTCACGTTGAGGAGGAGTCGCAACCCCCTCGCGTTaaaaaggaggaggaagagtcaCCACTTATCAAAGAGGAGCAGAAGGACATCACCAGCTTGAGTGGTGtccatttgaagagtgaagatgAAGCGGAGCCCCCGAGCAGCAGCTCAACAGGTGATGGAGACCACTGTGGAGGATCCCCAGCAGATGATCTCGTAGAACTTGTATCAGACAGTGACCAGGCAACGTCACACTCTTCTGACTATGAGGGGGAGTCGAGTGGTCAGAAGACGGGTCACAGTGACAAACACTGGAAATGCACTCAATGCGGTAAGACCTATCGTCAGAGGCATGGTTTGAAAGGGCATATGGCAAAACACACCGGAGAGAAACCTTTCtcctgcacaatttgtggtaaGAGATTCATTGAAAAGGGAAGCTTAAAAAGCCACACAAGAACGCACACAGGAGAGAAACCTTTCTGCTGCTCCGTTTGTGGAGAAAGATTTTCTCACAGGCCGACCTTGAGAAATCACGCAAGAATACACACCGGCGAGAAACCTTTCTCCTGCTCTATTTGTGGTCAGAAGTTCGGTCAAAAGTTTCTCTTAAAACGTCACGCGAGAATACATAATGGAGAGAAACCGTTCTCCTGTGCGGTTTGTGGTCAGAGTTTCACTGAAAAGGGAACCTTAAAACTCCACGCAAGAAAACATACTGGTGAGAAACCTTTCtcctgcacaatttgtggtcAGAGATTCACTGAAAAAGGAACCTTAAAACTCCACGCAAGAATAcatactggtgaaaaacctttctcctgctcaatttgtggtAAGAGCTTCTCCCGAAAGGGTGGACTAAGaattcacacaagaacacacactggcgaGAAACCTTATTCCTGCTCAGATTGTGGTCAGAGATTCTCTGAAAAGTTTCTCTTAAATCGTCACGCAAGAACACACACCGTTGAGAAAACTTTATCCTGCTCATCTTGTGGTCAGCCATTCTTTACAGACCATCTGTGCCCCAATTTTTTTCAGAGTTGTATGGCATCTCATTTTAGCAGTTGA